In the Heterodontus francisci isolate sHetFra1 chromosome 6, sHetFra1.hap1, whole genome shotgun sequence genome, one interval contains:
- the crebzf gene encoding CREB/ATF bZIP transcription factor: MSGSQSGTFMTQSEEVPASFSSNQSGKEVGFFGSTGVELWDFNWDLVEIEDGDLGLPGLNDVALRPLSPENSLLMGANGDDTSPSSGPSDTLPPTPEQPSDRHRVPAKNRNAAATAARLNRLKKKEYGAGLELRASGLQAENRELRAENQRLSRWLDELQEESRYLRAVLANQSSLARLLNRLSGLDGMKLSSSLSGGTDGHDHDYAIPGKRLKSEEEEGTIGGVCLHVDQSHVSIEFCSRCFPAILDGWV, from the exons ATGTCTGGTAGTCAGAGCGGCACCTTTATGACACAGTCTGAAGAGGTCCCGGCGAGTTTCTCCAGTAACCAATCGGGGAAGGAAGTGGGTTTTTTCGGGAGCACAGGTGTCGAGCTCTGGGACTTTAACTGGGACTTGGTTGAAATTGAGGATGGTGATCTGGGCCTTCCGGGGTTGAATGATGTCGCATTAAGGCCCCTGTCGCCTGAAAATAGCCTTCTGATGGGAGCCAATGGGGATGACACGTCCCCCAGCTCGGGGCCCTCGGACACGTTACCGCCTACCCCCGAGCAACCGTCAGACCGCCACAGAGTGCCTGCGAAGAACAGGAACGCTGCGGCGACGGCGGCCCGTTTAAACAGACTGAAGAAGAAGGAGTATGGAGCGGGCTTGGAGCTGCGCGCCAGTGGCCTGCAGGCCGAGAACCGGGAGCTTCGGGCCGAGAACCAGCGGTTGAGCCGGTGGCTGGATGAGCTGCAGGAGGAGTCTCGCTACCTGCGAGCAGTGCTCGCCAACCAGAGCAGCTTGGCGCGGCTGTTGAACAGGCTGAGTGGCTTGGATGGTATGAAGCTGAGCTCCTCTCTCTCTGGAGGCACCGATGGACACGATCACGACTACGCCATTCCTGGGAAACGGCTGAAATCCGAAGAGGAGGAAGGCACCATTGGAGGAGTTTGTCTGCATGTGGATCAGAGCCACGTCTCGATTGAATTCTGTTCCAG GTGTTTTCCTGCCATACTGGATGGTTGGGTTTGA